Proteins encoded in a region of the Labrus bergylta chromosome 9, fLabBer1.1, whole genome shotgun sequence genome:
- the gpr174 gene encoding probable G-protein coupled receptor 174, whose protein sequence is MLTHIHYQTPSGFPDTSFLLIYWAACLNSNWLTGPSLKMNKGNNSCESEEDLREYQHYVYAVVYSVILAPGLLGNVLAIWVFRVYVRETKKAVVFMLNLAVADLLQVLSLPLRIYYYLKNTWPFGHPLCMICFYLKYVNMYASVYFLVCISVRRCELIMRPLRFNSSRRKGDWCICAFGWLLVCLGCLPFPLLRNPSGVPINNSNDEVLTSEATPSLTGSDLVCFSELPMRPVSIPAAWVLLILAELLGFIVPLILVLACTCLTAGSLRESTEGAISDRGEKRRALRMVLSCALVFLLCFAPYHVTMPLDFLAKADALSSCTLRKLILRCHPVALCLASVNCSLDPLMYYFTTDEFRRRLSKPEIPESMTFSRRLSCMTGGEDQEED, encoded by the exons atgctcacacacattcattaccAGACTCCAAGCGGCTTTCCTGATACAAGCTTCCTGTTGATTTACTGGGCAGCTTGTCTGAACAGTAACTGGTTAACTGGACCTTCACTTAAGATGAACAAAGGCAACAACAGCTGTGAAAGCGAAGAAGATCTCCGCGAGTACCAGCACTATGTGTATGCAGTGGTGTACAGTGTGATCTTGGCCCCGGGCCTGCTGGGTAACGTTCTTGCCATCTGGGTGTTCAGGGTTTATGTCCGAGAAACCAAGAAGGCTGTGGTGTTCATGTTGAACCTGGCTGTGGCCGACCtgctgcag gtgctctctctgcctctgcgGATCTACTATTACCTGAAGAACACCTGGCCCTTTGGTCATCCTCTCTGCATGATCTGCTTCTATCTGAAGTACGTCAACATGTACGCCTCCGTCTACTTCCTGGTGTGTATCAGTGTTCGTCGCTGTGAGCTGATCATGCGTCCTCTGAGGTTCAACTCATCCAGGCGGAAAGGAGACTGGTGTATCTGTGCCTTCGGCTGGCTGCTAGTCTGCCTTGGCTGCCTGCCCTTTCCTCTGTTGAGAAACCCCAGCGGGGTCCCAATCAATAACTCAAATGACGAGGTCCTCACCTCAGAGGCCACGCCCAGCCTCACCGGGTCTGACCTGGTGTGTTTCTCAGAGTTACCCATGAGGCCTGTCAGTATTCCAGCAGCCTGGGTCCTCCTGATCCTCGCAGAGCTGCTGGGTTTCATCGTCCCTCTCATCCTGGTGTTAGCCTGCACCTGTCTGACAGCTGGCAGCCTTCGAGAGTCAACAGAAGGGGCTATTTCTGACAGAGGGGAGAAGCGGAGGGCGTTACGCATGGTGTTGAGCTGTGCTTTGGTCTTCCTATTGTGCTTCGCTCCTTACCATGTCACTATGCCCCTGGACTTCTTGGCTAAAGCCGACGCCCTGAGCAGCTGCACCCTCAGGAAACTGATCCTTCGATGTCACCCTGTCGCTCTCTGCCTGGCCAGCGTGAACTGTAGCCTGGACCCACTCATGTACTATTTCACGACGGATGAATTCAGGAGGCGACTGAGCAAGCCGGAGATACCAGAGAGCATGACTTTCAGTCGGCGCCTGTCCTGTATGACAGGAGGAGAGGACCAAGAGGAAGACTAG
- the tbx22 gene encoding T-box transcription factor TBX22 yields MGSSAKMQGLSSRAHAFSVEALVGKPCKRMKVSEEHESSSAGDTGSDMSIFNGLSEYQGSQIKKAGSTPKRIEDDSCDPERHTVRSSPEESENSGEESKPKERDCRADRSEVRVELQGSELWKRFYEIGTEMIITKAGRRMFPSVRVKVRNLDPCQQYYIAMDVMPVDSKRYRYVYHSSQWMVAGNTDHSCISPRLYVHPDSPCAGETWMRQVISFDRVKLTNNEMDDKGHIILQSMHKYKPRVHIIRHDPRMDLSQIQSLPSEGVHSFSFPETEFTTVTAYQNQQITKLKIDRNPFAKGFRDPGRNRGVLDGLLESYPWRGPLNLDFKPFTIQLQGGSGSPTSSMKSLLPLSSSSSLHPFSVSTLSCQDAALHTLALPLYSKASAGSPLPGRAFSPLGADRLRGLPPLSPLTDLPLLSALQAKKPPHCRDPCLHVSTPHCLFPLHGPLSPQGPSLLPHLSDTAGPYCLYRYSFPLNPQLTAISRHTKLVEDTTDCLLRQSPWHPTTNHCL; encoded by the exons ATGGGATCTTCCGCAAAGATGCAAGGTCTGAGTTCCAGGGCTCACGCGTTTTCGGTGGAGGCGCTGGTCGGGAAACCCTGCAAGAGGATGAAAGTTTCCGAGGAACATGAGTCAAGTTCAGCTGGAGACACCGGTAGCGATATGAGCATCTTTAACG GCCTGAGCGAATATCAAGGCAGCCAGATTAAGAAAGCAGGTTCAACACCAAAGAGGATAGAGGACGATTCCTGTGACCCAGAGAGACACACGGTCAGATCATCGCCTGAGGAGTCGGAGAACAGCGGAGAGGAGAGCAAGCCGAAGGAGAGAGACTGCCGGGCGGACAGGTCAGAGGTCCGGGTGGAGCTGCAGGGCTCCGAGCTGTGGAAGAGGTTCTATGAGATCGGCACAGAGATGATCATCACTAAAGCTGGCAG GAGAATGTTTCCCTCCGTGCGCGTAAAAGTGCGCAACCTGGACCCGTGCCAGCAGTATTACATTGCAATGGACGTGATGCCCGTAGACTCAAAACGctacag GTATGTGTACCACAGCTCGCAGTGGATGGTGGCTGGAAACACGGATCACTCCTGCATCTCTCCTCGGCTCTACGTGCACCCGGACTCTCCGTGCGCAGGAGAGACGTGGATGCGTCAGGTCATCAGCTTCGACCGGGTCAAACTCACTAACAACGAGATGGACGATAAGGGACAT ATTATTCTGCAGTCGATGCATAAATACAAACCACGCGTGCACATCATCCGGCACGACCCCCGCATGGACCTGTCACAGATCCAGTCTCTGCCTTCTGAAGGAGTCCACAGCTTCTCCTTCCCAGAGACCGAGTTCACCACAGTCACAGCCTATCAGAATCAACAG ATCACAAAACTGAAGATCGACAGGAACCCGTTCGCCAAGGGCTTCAGAGATCCTGGAAGGAACAG gggaGTGTTGGATGGCTTGTTGGAGTCATATCCCTGGAGAGGCCCCCTCAACTTGGACTTCAAGCCATTCACCATACAGCTCCAAG ggGGCTCAGGGTCACCAACCAGCAGCATGAAGagtctcctccctctctcctcttcctcgtctctTCACCCGTTCTCCGTCTCCACACTCTCCTGCCAGGACGCCGCTCTCCACACCCTTGCTCTTCCTCTCTACAGTAAAGCCTCCGCTGGCTCCCCGCTGCCCGGCAGAGCCTTCTCCCCCCTGGGAGCAGACAGACTGAGAGGTCTACCCCCGTTGTCTCCGCTGACAGACCTCCCGCTCCTCTCTGCGCTGCAGGCGAAGAAACCCCCCCACTGTCGGGACCCGTGTCTTCATGTGTCCACCCCCCACTGTCTCTTCCCCCTCCACGGCCCTctcagccctcaggggccctCCCTGCTCCCTCATCTCTCTGACACTGCGGGCCCCTACTGTCTTTACCGCTACAGCTTCCCCCTGAACCCCCAACTCACTGCTATTTCCAGGCACACCAAACTAGTGGAGGACACAACAGACTGTCTGCTGCGCCAGTCTCCGTGGCATCCAACCACCAACCACTGCCTCTGA
- the LOC109981052 gene encoding integral membrane protein 2A isoform X1, whose protein sequence is MVKIAFNSALAQKALGKEVPAAEKDPELASAHVGSEGSTGRCLLTLLGIAFILSGLIVGGACLYRYFTPKRLYHGAMQFNDVSAGAGGENRPYYLPRVEEEVEISDSMAVISVPPPRFRPGDPAYILHDFNRKLTAYLDLTLRTCFVIPLNTSVVLPPQDLIDLFSQLMSGSYRSYLVHEDLVVTERIEDIKPLGFYIRRLCDGKETYRMQRRSSLPGLDGLNSGGIHKRSADKCFTIHHFENKFVTETRICKA, encoded by the exons ATGGTGAAGATCGCGTTTAACTCGGCTCTGGCGCAGAAGGCGCTGGGCAAAGAAGTGCCAGCCGCGGAGAAG gATCCTGAGCTGGCCTCTGCTCATGTTGGCAGCGAGGGCTCCACAGGTCGCTGTCTGCTCACCCTGCTGGGCATCGCCTTCATCCTCAGTGGGCTCATCGTGGGGGGAGCATGTCTCTATCGATATTTCACCCCCAAG aggctGTATCACGGAGCGATGCAGTTCAATGATGTGtcagctggagctggaggagagaacCGGCCGTACTACCTGCCccgggtggaggaggaggtggagatcTCTGACAGCATGGCCGTGATCAGCGTCCCACCTCCCCGCTTCAGACCTGGAGACCCCGCTTACATCCTCCATGACTTCAATAGG aaGCTGACAGCGTACCTGGACCTGACCCTGAGGACCTGCTTTGTGATTCCTCTGAACACCTCAGTGGTGCTCCCCCCACAGGACCTCATTGACCTCTTCTCACAGCTGATG TCTGGCTCTTACCGCAGCTACTTGGTGCACGAGGACCTGGTGGTGACGGAGCGTATCGAGGATATCAAGCCTCTGGGCTTCTATATCCGCCGGCTGTGTGACGGAAAGGAGACATACAGGATGCAACGCCGCTCCAGCCTGCCAGGTCTGGATGGACTGAACA gtggAGGGATCCATAAGCGCTCTGCAGACAAATGTTTCACCATCCACCACTTTGAAAACAAGTTTGTGACTGAAACCAGGATCTGCAAGGCTTGA
- the LOC109981052 gene encoding integral membrane protein 2A isoform X2, translating to MVKIAFNSALAQKALGKEVPAAEKDPELASAHVGSEGSTGRCLLTLLGIAFILSGLIVGGACLYRYFTPKRLYHGAMQFNDVSAGAGGENRPYYLPRVEEEVEISDSMAVISVPPPRFRPGDPAYILHDFNRKLTAYLDLTLRTCFVIPLNTSVVLPPQDLIDLFSQLMSGSYRSYLVHEDLVVTERIEDIKPLGFYIRRLCDGKETYRMQRRSSLPGGGIHKRSADKCFTIHHFENKFVTETRICKA from the exons ATGGTGAAGATCGCGTTTAACTCGGCTCTGGCGCAGAAGGCGCTGGGCAAAGAAGTGCCAGCCGCGGAGAAG gATCCTGAGCTGGCCTCTGCTCATGTTGGCAGCGAGGGCTCCACAGGTCGCTGTCTGCTCACCCTGCTGGGCATCGCCTTCATCCTCAGTGGGCTCATCGTGGGGGGAGCATGTCTCTATCGATATTTCACCCCCAAG aggctGTATCACGGAGCGATGCAGTTCAATGATGTGtcagctggagctggaggagagaacCGGCCGTACTACCTGCCccgggtggaggaggaggtggagatcTCTGACAGCATGGCCGTGATCAGCGTCCCACCTCCCCGCTTCAGACCTGGAGACCCCGCTTACATCCTCCATGACTTCAATAGG aaGCTGACAGCGTACCTGGACCTGACCCTGAGGACCTGCTTTGTGATTCCTCTGAACACCTCAGTGGTGCTCCCCCCACAGGACCTCATTGACCTCTTCTCACAGCTGATG TCTGGCTCTTACCGCAGCTACTTGGTGCACGAGGACCTGGTGGTGACGGAGCGTATCGAGGATATCAAGCCTCTGGGCTTCTATATCCGCCGGCTGTGTGACGGAAAGGAGACATACAGGATGCAACGCCGCTCCAGCCTGCCAG gtggAGGGATCCATAAGCGCTCTGCAGACAAATGTTTCACCATCCACCACTTTGAAAACAAGTTTGTGACTGAAACCAGGATCTGCAAGGCTTGA